One segment of Proteus appendicitidis DNA contains the following:
- the dauA gene encoding C4-dicarboxylic acid transporter DauA, whose protein sequence is MKTHKVNRVRPFSAFIDACVKEPYSFARLLKDIIAGITVGIIAIPLAMALAIGSGVPPQYGLYTAAIAGIVIAVSGGSRYSVSGPTAAFVVILYPVSQQFGLSGLLIATLMSGVILVVMGLARFGKLIEYIPVSVTLGFTSGIAITIATMQVKDFFGLELAHVPETYIDKVIALGSALPTIHIGDTLIGLTTLFVLIYWPKLNLRLPGHLPALIAGTAVMGIVNMFGHDVATIGSQFSYMLPNGTTGQGIPPILPQFVLPWNLPSSGTSLELNWSTVSALLPAAFSMAMLGAIESLLCAVVLDGMTGKKHHSNGELVGQGVGNIVAPFFGGITATAAIARSAANVRAGATSPVSAIVHSLLVLLTLLVLAPFLSYLPLAAMSALLLIVAWNMSEARKVIDLIRHAPKDDIIVLVLCLSLTVLFDMVIAITIGIVLASLLFMRRIANMTKITESPYTDDDKQLLVVRVNGPLFFAAAERIFNELRERSKGYKTVIMQWDAVPVLDAGGLHAFQHFVTDVKHDTHVIVCDIPFQPLKTLARARVTPIEGTLSFYPSLQKALDDLELIQ, encoded by the coding sequence ATGAAAACTCATAAAGTTAACCGGGTTCGTCCCTTTAGTGCATTTATTGATGCATGTGTAAAAGAGCCTTACTCTTTTGCGCGTTTATTAAAAGATATTATTGCAGGGATCACCGTCGGGATTATCGCGATACCTTTAGCCATGGCATTGGCAATTGGTAGCGGTGTTCCCCCGCAATACGGTCTTTATACCGCAGCGATTGCCGGTATAGTTATTGCTGTTTCTGGTGGCTCTCGATACAGCGTTTCAGGTCCTACTGCCGCGTTTGTTGTGATCTTGTATCCTGTATCACAACAATTTGGTTTGAGTGGCTTATTGATTGCTACACTGATGTCTGGTGTGATCTTAGTAGTTATGGGATTAGCTCGCTTTGGTAAGCTTATTGAGTATATTCCTGTTTCTGTAACACTTGGGTTTACTTCAGGGATTGCGATTACAATCGCCACGATGCAAGTAAAAGATTTTTTTGGTCTTGAATTAGCACATGTGCCAGAAACCTATATCGATAAAGTTATCGCCCTAGGCTCTGCATTACCGACTATTCATATTGGTGATACACTTATTGGTCTGACAACGCTGTTTGTTTTAATTTATTGGCCTAAGCTGAATTTACGTTTACCCGGACACTTACCCGCTCTAATCGCAGGTACTGCAGTAATGGGTATTGTGAATATGTTCGGTCATGACGTTGCAACAATTGGCTCGCAATTTAGCTATATGCTGCCTAATGGAACAACAGGGCAAGGTATTCCACCTATTTTGCCTCAGTTTGTTTTACCTTGGAATTTACCAAGCTCTGGTACATCACTTGAGTTAAATTGGAGTACCGTTTCTGCTTTATTACCCGCCGCCTTTTCAATGGCAATGTTAGGTGCAATTGAATCGTTATTATGTGCGGTTGTACTTGATGGTATGACAGGCAAAAAACATCACTCTAATGGTGAATTAGTGGGACAAGGTGTTGGTAATATCGTCGCACCTTTCTTTGGTGGTATTACGGCAACTGCGGCTATTGCTCGTTCAGCCGCTAATGTGCGTGCAGGGGCAACATCACCCGTTTCTGCTATTGTTCACTCGTTGTTGGTATTGCTCACTTTACTTGTATTAGCGCCTTTTCTTTCTTATTTACCTTTAGCTGCAATGTCAGCATTGCTGTTAATTGTTGCATGGAATATGAGTGAAGCACGTAAAGTAATTGATCTGATCCGACATGCCCCTAAAGACGATATTATTGTCTTAGTATTATGCTTATCTCTCACCGTTCTCTTTGATATGGTAATTGCAATTACTATCGGTATTGTGTTGGCATCATTGTTATTTATGCGTCGTATTGCCAATATGACCAAAATAACAGAATCTCCTTATACTGATGATGATAAACAGTTATTAGTTGTGCGTGTTAATGGTCCATTATTCTTTGCCGCTGCTGAACGTATCTTTAATGAGTTACGTGAACGTAGTAAAGGTTATAAAACCGTTATTATGCAATGGGATGCCGTTCCTGTATTGGATGCAGGTGGATTACATGCATTCCAACATTTCGTTACTGATGTAAAACATGATACCCATGTGATTGTGTGTGACATTCCTTTCCAGCCATTAAAGACGTTAGCAAGAGCGAGAGTCACGCCAATTGAAGGTACACTGAGTTTCTACCCTTCATTACAAAAAGCACTAGATGATTTGGAATTAATTCAGTAG
- a CDS encoding GNAT family N-acetyltransferase, with product MTIPNWHEEAISKKHDRNTFNCGDAVLNQFLYRHARQNHENGSAKTYLAINTNNNIIIGYYSLCPASIEFERTPEVIARGLARHDIPVFRLARLATDLSVQGKGLGGQLLLAAGKRCLAVASELGGVALLIDAKNERVANWYISYGAVPLLDSPLSLLISFKTIYTALRMANKI from the coding sequence ATGACAATACCGAATTGGCATGAAGAAGCGATAAGTAAAAAGCATGATAGAAATACATTTAATTGTGGCGATGCAGTGCTTAATCAATTCCTGTATCGTCACGCAAGACAAAATCATGAAAATGGGAGTGCTAAAACCTATTTAGCTATTAATACAAATAACAATATTATTATAGGCTATTACAGCTTATGTCCCGCCTCAATTGAATTCGAACGGACTCCTGAAGTGATCGCACGAGGCTTAGCACGTCATGATATCCCTGTGTTTAGGCTTGCCCGTTTAGCAACTGACTTATCAGTTCAAGGAAAAGGGCTTGGAGGACAATTATTGCTTGCAGCAGGAAAACGCTGTCTTGCTGTTGCGAGTGAATTAGGTGGTGTTGCATTGCTTATAGATGCTAAAAATGAAAGAGTCGCTAATTGGTATATTAGCTATGGAGCTGTACCATTATTAGATTCACCTCTCTCTTTATTAATTTCCTTCAAGACAATTTATACTGCACTGAGAATGGCAAACAAAATATGA
- a CDS encoding DUF1778 domain-containing protein: MAQTLVENSERVSIRITTEDKSLLVRAASLENTNLTEFVLRNIVPVARQIIENNERLKLSEKDTLRVMELLDNPPKPNAKLLAAAFALPDKV, encoded by the coding sequence ATGGCTCAAACACTTGTAGAAAACAGTGAGAGAGTATCAATTCGTATTACTACAGAAGATAAATCACTGCTTGTTCGTGCGGCTAGTTTGGAAAATACAAACCTAACAGAGTTCGTCCTTCGTAATATCGTACCTGTCGCTCGGCAAATCATTGAAAATAATGAGCGTTTAAAATTATCGGAAAAAGACACATTGCGTGTTATGGAACTTTTAGATAATCCGCCAAAGCCTAATGCTAAGTTACTTGCTGCGGCTTTTGCTTTACCGGACAAAGTATGA